One part of the Triplophysa rosa linkage group LG5, Trosa_1v2, whole genome shotgun sequence genome encodes these proteins:
- the eif4e2 gene encoding eukaryotic translation initiation factor 4E type 2 isoform X2, protein MHHAVRGPGAARARPSSRERITGLKDDDSGDHDQDNSSPKDGEKGKIDDDEKDSNTTERKAVVPGADEHPLQYNFSFWYSRRTPGRPTSTQSYEQNIKQIGSFASVEQFWRFYSHMIRPGDLTGHSDFHLFKEGIKPMWEDDANKSGGKWIIRLRKGLASRCWENLILAILGEQFMVGEEICGAVVSVRFQEDIISIWNKTASDQATTARIRDTLRRVLNLPPNTIMEYKTHTDSIKAWEDFHGLVNASGGR, encoded by the exons ATGCATCATGCCGTCAGAGGCCCCGGAGCTGCACGCGCACGGCCTTCGAGCCGAGAACGGATCACCGG CCTAAAAGATGATGACAGCGGAGACCATGACCAGGACAACAGCTCACCGAAAGACGGGGAAAAGGGAAAAATTGACGACGATGAGAAAGATTCAAACACTACAGAAAGAAAG GCGGTGGTGCCAGGGGCCGATGAGCACCCTCTTCAATACAACTTCTCATTTTGGTATTCTCGCCGCACACCGGGACGGCCGACCAGCACGCAGAGCTACGAACAGAACATCAAACAAATCGGCAGCTTTGCTTCG GTGGAGCAGTTCTGGCGTTTTTATAGTCACATGATCAGACCGGGCGATCTGACTGGCCACAGCGATTTCCACCTGTTTAAGGAAGGGATCAAGCCCATGTGGGAG GATGATGCTAATAAGAGTGGAGGTAAATGGATCATTCGGCTTCGTAAAGGTCTGGCGTCCCGCTGCTGGGAGAATCTGATCCTGGCCATACTGGGAGAACAGTTCATGGTGGGAGAGGAGATCTGTGGGGCTGTCGTGTCCGTTCGCTTCCAG GAAGATATAATTTCTATCTGGAATAAGACGGCCAGCGATCAGGCCACCACTGCTCGCATTAGAGACACTTTACGCAGAGTTCTCAATCTGCCTCCTAATACCATTATGGAGTACAAAACACACACTGACAGCATCAA GGCCTGGGAGGATTTTCATGGTCTAGTAAACGCAAGTGGAGGTCGCTAG
- the LOC130555053 gene encoding phospholipid scramblase family member 5 — protein sequence MAFSSVTTQPLPFGLEREKHIDMIFRAFHRQVRPTDEPQNVSLVVQAASPEETEIDSEDKRLGKLDVLRTVTRLHITARPELQGPQCVARRAYSISTETRDQIFVAVEESSCVCVQFCGPARSCSLQGFDKDSECVFLFERPLRAEVCWLGCCLMEMRAFTPDRQLIGTVYQRWSMFTPYFEVCDSEGISTVRIQGSYYNTRCLSEQELQVVSTIGETIGRIWKRWPGYREECNMDHEYFGLDVPQGMNLKVKVLLLAATFLLNHMFFEMS from the exons ATG gccTTCTCATCTGTGACCACTCAACCTCTTCCCTTTGgtctagagagagagaaacacattgACATGATCTTCAGGGCTTTCCACAGGCAGGTTAGACCTACAGATGAACCGCAGAACGTTTCTCTCGTGGTCCAGGCTGCAAGTCCCGAAGAGACAGAGATAGACAGTGAGGATAAAAGACTTGGAAAACTAGATGTACTGAGAACAGTCACACGACTCCACATTACTGCCAGACCAGAGCTGCAAG GTCCACAGTGTGTAGCCCGAAGAGCATACAGCATTTCCACAGAAACCAGAGATCAAATATTTGTGGCTGTAGAGG AGagctcttgtgtttgtgtgcagttCTGCGGTCCAGCTCGCTCATGCTCATTACAGGGCTTTGACAAAGATTCAGAATGCGTCTTTTTGTTTGAGAGGCCCTTGAGAGCAGAGGTGTGCTGGCTTGGATGTTGCCTGATGGAAATGAGAGCATTCACGCCTGACAGACAACTGATCGGGACAGTCTATCAAAG GTGGAGTATGTTCACGCCATATTTTGAGGTCTGTGACTCTGAGGGCATCTCGACTGTGAGGATTCAGGGTTCCTACTATAACACACGATGTCTCTCCGAGCAGGAGCTCCAG GTGGTATCAACTATTGGTGAGACCATTGGGCGAATATGGAAGAGGTGGCCTGGATATAGAGAAGAATGCAACATGGATCATGAGTATTTCGGACTGGATG TACCTCAAGGAATGAATCTAAAAGTCAAAGTGCTGTTGCTAGCTGCTACCTTTCTTCTG AATCATATGTTTTTTGAGATGAGCTAA
- the eif4e2 gene encoding eukaryotic translation initiation factor 4E type 2 isoform X3, with the protein MNNKFDALKDDDSGDHDQDNSSPKDGEKGKIDDDEKDSNTTERKAVVPGADEHPLQYNFSFWYSRRTPGRPTSTQSYEQNIKQIGSFASVEQFWRFYSHMIRPGDLTGHSDFHLFKEGIKPMWEDDANKSGGKWIIRLRKGLASRCWENLILAILGEQFMVGEEICGAVVSVRFQEDIISIWNKTASDQATTARIRDTLRRVLNLPPNTIMEYKTHTDSIKAWEDFHGLVNASGGR; encoded by the exons ATGAACAACAAATTTGACGC CCTAAAAGATGATGACAGCGGAGACCATGACCAGGACAACAGCTCACCGAAAGACGGGGAAAAGGGAAAAATTGACGACGATGAGAAAGATTCAAACACTACAGAAAGAAAG GCGGTGGTGCCAGGGGCCGATGAGCACCCTCTTCAATACAACTTCTCATTTTGGTATTCTCGCCGCACACCGGGACGGCCGACCAGCACGCAGAGCTACGAACAGAACATCAAACAAATCGGCAGCTTTGCTTCG GTGGAGCAGTTCTGGCGTTTTTATAGTCACATGATCAGACCGGGCGATCTGACTGGCCACAGCGATTTCCACCTGTTTAAGGAAGGGATCAAGCCCATGTGGGAG GATGATGCTAATAAGAGTGGAGGTAAATGGATCATTCGGCTTCGTAAAGGTCTGGCGTCCCGCTGCTGGGAGAATCTGATCCTGGCCATACTGGGAGAACAGTTCATGGTGGGAGAGGAGATCTGTGGGGCTGTCGTGTCCGTTCGCTTCCAG GAAGATATAATTTCTATCTGGAATAAGACGGCCAGCGATCAGGCCACCACTGCTCGCATTAGAGACACTTTACGCAGAGTTCTCAATCTGCCTCCTAATACCATTATGGAGTACAAAACACACACTGACAGCATCAA GGCCTGGGAGGATTTTCATGGTCTAGTAAACGCAAGTGGAGGTCGCTAG
- the capn10 gene encoding calpain-10 isoform X1: MQTEAEHIGMFVDRSFPADDSSLFSDYTTPLSSLLGEITWLRPQEICEHPQLFPDEPVEANPKQGILGDCWLLCACSMLLKNQHLMNKVFPQEQPLWGDSGYHGDFRFKFWRNGQWIEVRVDDRLPCINGTPCFSRCVSSRAFWVALLEKAYAKLHGSYESLWAGQVCEAMVDLSGAIAERWSLKEVKSPQQPNNIQTKDTPNGTRLSQLSEELKKRCSISCSIHSATTGVPELGQFHAMSVMEWNNVTTTTGEKVQLIRIRNPWGRRSRGGTWKESGLGWSSLEPSCAQALLAHTAEGEFWMDETEFQQEFDEVTVSYPIIEEGHLQSIYTGNFLTHSHQIGGRWVKGHSAGGCRNNSTFSTNPKYWLKVSERGEVLLSLLQCALPEPPAEGSVKLAIALHVWKVETKRFNLTRTINNPPLLSHTHAYDREVVLHTHLSPGFYLLVPSTFLQGAEGRFLLRVYSSCSTSVSVMKSTPPLQPCSEGDWESISSHGCWTVGSTAGGGRNFPTHGRNPRIPLAVTYDPGGNNVRVTLRQNRREDALQAIGFHIYKVLDGGSCSSLAPSVMSPVVSCVPHAHSQEVSVSCHLQPGEYAVIPSTYQPDLSGQFTLTVTRKIHRKALQCQERLGSAIQEVSCISVMRR, translated from the exons GAGATATGTGAGCATCCTCAGCTCTTCCCGGATGAACCTGTTGAGGCCAACCCGAAGCAAGGGATTCTGGGAGATTGCTGGTTGCTATGTGCCTGCTCCATGTTACTCAAGAACCAGCATCTGATGAACAAG GTATTTCCACAGGAACAACCCTTATGGGGTGACAGTGGTTACCACGGTGATTTCCGGTTCAAGTTCTGGAGGAACGGACAATGGATAGAGGTACGGGTGGATGACCGACTGCCCTGTATTAATGGTACCCCTTGTTTCTCACGGTGCGTGAGCAGCAGAGCATTCTGGGTAGCACTGCTGGAGAAAGCATATGCCAA GTTACACGGTTCATATGAGAGTTTGTGGGCGGGTCAAGTGTGCGAGGCCATGGTGGACCTAAGTGGAGCAATAGCAGAACGATGGAGTCTAAAAGAGGTGAAGTCACCGCAACAGCCCAACAATATTCAGACTAAGGACACACCCAATGGTACGAGATTGTCACAACTTTCAGAGGAGCTGAAAAAGCGATGTTCCATCAGCTGCTCCATCCACAGCGCCACCACTG gggtcccagagcttggCCAGTTCCACGCCATGAGTGTGATGGAATGGAACaatgtaacaacaacaactggTGAAAAAGTCCAGCTGATCAGGATTCGAAACCCCTGGGGGAGGAGGAGTCGGGGTGGGACCTGGAAGGAGAG TGGTTTAGGGTGGAGTTCTCTAGAACCCTCATGTGCTCAGGCTTTACTGGCTCATACGGCAGAGGGGGAGTTTTGGATGGACGAGACAGAATTCCAGCAGGAATTTGATGAGGTCACAGTGAGTTATCCAATCATTGAGGAAGGACACCTACAGAGCATCTATACAG GTAACTTTTTAACCCACAGCCACCAGATTGGTGGTCGCTGGGTCAAAGGTCACTCTGCAggcggttgccgtaacaacagCACCTTCAGCACCAATCCTAAATACTGGCTGAAAGTGAGTGAGAGGGGAGAGGTGTTGCTGTCATTGCTGCAGTGTGCTCTGCCGGAACCACCAGCAGAGGGCAGTGTGAAGCTGGCTATTGCACTACATGTGTGGAAG GTGGAGACAAAGCGCTTTAACCTGACACGGACGATAAACAACCCGCCActactgtcacacacacatgcgtacGATCGTGAGGTGGTTCTACACACCCATCTGAGCCCTGGGTTTTACCTGCTGGTTCCAAGCACCTTCCTGCAGGGAGCAGAGGGAAGGTTTCTCTTGAGAGTTTATTCATCCTGTTCTACCTCTGTCAG tgtgatgAAATCGACGCCTCCTCTTCAGCCCTGTTCAGAGGGAGACTGGGAGTCCATCAGCTCTCATGGATGTTGGACCGTCGGTTCCACTGCTGGAGGAGGTCGCAACTTCCCCACACATGGACGCAACCCCCGCATACCCCTTGCTGTGACCTATGACCCTGGAGGCAACAATGTTAGGGTCACACTACGACAAAACAGGCGAGAAGATGCCTTACAAGCCATTGGCTTCCATATTTATAAG GTACTTGATGGTGGCTCTTGCTCCTCATTGGCCCCCAGTGTCATGTCTCCTGTGGTTAGTTGTGTCCCTCACGCCCACTCCCAGGAGGTCAGTGTGTCTTGCCATTTGCAGCCGGGCGAGTACGCTGTAATTCCCTCCACCTACCAGCCTGATCTCAGTGGTCAATTCACCCTCACGGTTACACGCAAGATACATCG GAAAGCATTGCAGTGTCAGGAGCGTCTGGGTAGTGCCATTCAGGAG GTCTCCTGTATCTCTGTGATGAGACGATAG
- the capn10 gene encoding calpain-10 isoform X2 encodes MCLLHVTQEPASDEQDYQVFPQEQPLWGDSGYHGDFRFKFWRNGQWIEVRVDDRLPCINGTPCFSRCVSSRAFWVALLEKAYAKLHGSYESLWAGQVCEAMVDLSGAIAERWSLKEVKSPQQPNNIQTKDTPNGTRLSQLSEELKKRCSISCSIHSATTGVPELGQFHAMSVMEWNNVTTTTGEKVQLIRIRNPWGRRSRGGTWKESGLGWSSLEPSCAQALLAHTAEGEFWMDETEFQQEFDEVTVSYPIIEEGHLQSIYTGNFLTHSHQIGGRWVKGHSAGGCRNNSTFSTNPKYWLKVSERGEVLLSLLQCALPEPPAEGSVKLAIALHVWKVETKRFNLTRTINNPPLLSHTHAYDREVVLHTHLSPGFYLLVPSTFLQGAEGRFLLRVYSSCSTSVSVMKSTPPLQPCSEGDWESISSHGCWTVGSTAGGGRNFPTHGRNPRIPLAVTYDPGGNNVRVTLRQNRREDALQAIGFHIYKVLDGGSCSSLAPSVMSPVVSCVPHAHSQEVSVSCHLQPGEYAVIPSTYQPDLSGQFTLTVTRKIHRKALQCQERLGSAIQEVSCISVMRR; translated from the exons ATGTGCCTGCTCCATGTTACTCAAGAACCAGCATCTGATGAACAAG ATTATCAGGTATTTCCACAGGAACAACCCTTATGGGGTGACAGTGGTTACCACGGTGATTTCCGGTTCAAGTTCTGGAGGAACGGACAATGGATAGAGGTACGGGTGGATGACCGACTGCCCTGTATTAATGGTACCCCTTGTTTCTCACGGTGCGTGAGCAGCAGAGCATTCTGGGTAGCACTGCTGGAGAAAGCATATGCCAA GTTACACGGTTCATATGAGAGTTTGTGGGCGGGTCAAGTGTGCGAGGCCATGGTGGACCTAAGTGGAGCAATAGCAGAACGATGGAGTCTAAAAGAGGTGAAGTCACCGCAACAGCCCAACAATATTCAGACTAAGGACACACCCAATGGTACGAGATTGTCACAACTTTCAGAGGAGCTGAAAAAGCGATGTTCCATCAGCTGCTCCATCCACAGCGCCACCACTG gggtcccagagcttggCCAGTTCCACGCCATGAGTGTGATGGAATGGAACaatgtaacaacaacaactggTGAAAAAGTCCAGCTGATCAGGATTCGAAACCCCTGGGGGAGGAGGAGTCGGGGTGGGACCTGGAAGGAGAG TGGTTTAGGGTGGAGTTCTCTAGAACCCTCATGTGCTCAGGCTTTACTGGCTCATACGGCAGAGGGGGAGTTTTGGATGGACGAGACAGAATTCCAGCAGGAATTTGATGAGGTCACAGTGAGTTATCCAATCATTGAGGAAGGACACCTACAGAGCATCTATACAG GTAACTTTTTAACCCACAGCCACCAGATTGGTGGTCGCTGGGTCAAAGGTCACTCTGCAggcggttgccgtaacaacagCACCTTCAGCACCAATCCTAAATACTGGCTGAAAGTGAGTGAGAGGGGAGAGGTGTTGCTGTCATTGCTGCAGTGTGCTCTGCCGGAACCACCAGCAGAGGGCAGTGTGAAGCTGGCTATTGCACTACATGTGTGGAAG GTGGAGACAAAGCGCTTTAACCTGACACGGACGATAAACAACCCGCCActactgtcacacacacatgcgtacGATCGTGAGGTGGTTCTACACACCCATCTGAGCCCTGGGTTTTACCTGCTGGTTCCAAGCACCTTCCTGCAGGGAGCAGAGGGAAGGTTTCTCTTGAGAGTTTATTCATCCTGTTCTACCTCTGTCAG tgtgatgAAATCGACGCCTCCTCTTCAGCCCTGTTCAGAGGGAGACTGGGAGTCCATCAGCTCTCATGGATGTTGGACCGTCGGTTCCACTGCTGGAGGAGGTCGCAACTTCCCCACACATGGACGCAACCCCCGCATACCCCTTGCTGTGACCTATGACCCTGGAGGCAACAATGTTAGGGTCACACTACGACAAAACAGGCGAGAAGATGCCTTACAAGCCATTGGCTTCCATATTTATAAG GTACTTGATGGTGGCTCTTGCTCCTCATTGGCCCCCAGTGTCATGTCTCCTGTGGTTAGTTGTGTCCCTCACGCCCACTCCCAGGAGGTCAGTGTGTCTTGCCATTTGCAGCCGGGCGAGTACGCTGTAATTCCCTCCACCTACCAGCCTGATCTCAGTGGTCAATTCACCCTCACGGTTACACGCAAGATACATCG GAAAGCATTGCAGTGTCAGGAGCGTCTGGGTAGTGCCATTCAGGAG GTCTCCTGTATCTCTGTGATGAGACGATAG
- the chrng gene encoding acetylcholine receptor subunit gamma — MGLISTSTVIWIFLFLLPSAVVCNLEGSLHRDLMRGYKKNIRPSEHNEDITNVKIKMTLTNLISLNEKEETLTTCVWIEMQWRDYRLRWANRTGFEVYENITRMRLPSKSIWLPDVGLENNVDGKFEVALYTNALIDPEGSVYWLPPAIYRSSCAIKVNYFPFDWQNCSMVFRSQTYNSNEIKLMLADEDNITMEWIEIDPEAFTENGEWIIKHRPAKNVVNPRYSPDELEYQEIVFFLIIQRKPLFYVINIIVPCVLFSSLGLLVYFLPAKAGGQKCTMTIAILLGQTIFLFLIAKKVPETSKAVPLIGKYLMFVMSVTTVTVMNCVVVLNVSLRTPNTHPMSNNVRKVFLNILPRLLRMTMQRWTPENREDVGDFKMFALGNGTPLRHRRRSSLGLIAKADEYMFRTARSELMFSQLKERKGLLKNTLEKIQNGLARDTAQDLESSLALASPEVQQCVASCKHIAESAKHQKDFQSENEEWFLVARVIDRMCFIVMVLLFILGTIGIFLTGHFNQAPSQPFPGDLKKYLPEISPGDVTTEELLEKL; from the exons ATGGGTCTGATCTCTACATCAACAGTCATCtggatttttctttttcttctgccTTCAG CTGTGGTCTGTAATCTGGAAGGGTCTCTGCACAGAGATCTGATGAGAggttacaagaaaaacatacgGCCATCGGAGCACAATGAAGACATCACCAATGTAAAAATCAAGATGACCCTCACCAACCTCATTTCTCTG AATGAAAAAGAGGAGACGCTCACCACTTGTGTTTGGATTGAGATG caATGGCGTGATTATAGACTCCGTTGGGCTAACAGGACAGGGTTTGAAGTCTATGAGAACATCACTCGCATGCGTCTCCCCTCTAAATCCATCTGGCTGCCTGACGTTGGTCTGGAAAACAA TGTGGATGGGAAATTCGAGGTGGCCCTTTACACTAACGCGCTGATAGATCCTGAAGGCAGCGTGTACTGGTTGCCCCCGGCCATCTACCGAAGCTCCTGCGCCATTAAAGTCAACTATTTTCCCTTTGACTGGCAAAACTGCAGCATGGTGTTCAG GTCTCAGACATACAATTCTAATGAGATTAAACTGATGCTGGCAGATGAGGACAACATCACCATGGAATGGATTGAGATTGATCCAGAAGCTTTTACTG agaATGGGGAATGGATTATTAAGCACCGCCCTGCTAAGAACGTTGTAAATCCACGATACAGCCCAGATGAGTTGGAGTACCAGGAGATCGTCTTTTTCCTCATCATACAGAGGAAGCCACTGTTCTACGTCATTAATATCATCGTACCCTGCGTCCTCTTCTCCTCTCTTGGATTACTTGTCTACTTCCTGCCAGCCAAAG CTGGAGGACAGAAATGCACCATGACCATAGCAATACTGCTGGGTCAGACCATCTTCCTGTTCCTTATCGCCAAGAAAGTTCCAGAAACCTCAAAAGCTGTGCCTCTTATTGGCAA GTATCTGATGTTTGTGATGTCCGTGACCACTGTAACTGTGATGAACTGTGTGGTTGTGCTGAACGTTTCACTACGAACTCCAAACACACACCCCATGAGCAACAATGTTAGAAAG GTCTTTCTGAACATTCTTCCTCGCCTGCTGAGGATGACGATGCAGCGCTGGACCCCCGAGAACAGGGAAGATGTTGGGGATTTCAAGATGTTCGCCCTGGGCAATGGGACTCCGCTCCGGCACAGGAGACGCAGCTCTCTGGGACTGATAGCGAAGGCGGATGAGTACATGTTCAGAACGGCTCGCTCGGAGCTGATGTTTAGTCAGCTGAAGGAGAGGAAAGGACTGCTGAAGAACACTTTAGAGAAAATAC AAAATGGTCTGGCAAGAGACACAGCACAGGATCTGGAATCCAGCTTGGCTTTGGCGTCACCAGAAGTGCAGCAATGTGTGGCTTCCTGCAAACACATCGCTGAAAGTGCCAAACATCAAAAGGACTTTCAAAGT GAAAATGAGGAGTGGTTTCTGGTCGCCAGGGTGATTGACAGGATGTGTTTCATCGTCATGGTGTTGCTGTTTATACTGGGCACCATTGGAATCTTCTTGACGGGCCATTTTAACCAGGCACCGTCACAGCCTTTCCCTGGAGATCTTAAAAAATACCTGCCCGAAATCTCACCTGGGGACGTCACAACTGAAGAGCTACTAGAAAAACTCTAG
- the eif4e2 gene encoding eukaryotic translation initiation factor 4E type 2 isoform X1 — MSAVNASCRQRPRSCTRTAFEPRTDHRVRVRVSSGDSLKDDDSGDHDQDNSSPKDGEKGKIDDDEKDSNTTERKAVVPGADEHPLQYNFSFWYSRRTPGRPTSTQSYEQNIKQIGSFASVEQFWRFYSHMIRPGDLTGHSDFHLFKEGIKPMWEDDANKSGGKWIIRLRKGLASRCWENLILAILGEQFMVGEEICGAVVSVRFQEDIISIWNKTASDQATTARIRDTLRRVLNLPPNTIMEYKTHTDSIKAWEDFHGLVNASGGR, encoded by the exons ATGAGTGCGGTCAATGCATCATGCCGTCAGAGGCCCCGGAGCTGCACGCGCACGGCCTTCGAGCCGAGAACGGATCACCGGGTACGCGTGCGTGTGAGCAGCGGGGACAG CCTAAAAGATGATGACAGCGGAGACCATGACCAGGACAACAGCTCACCGAAAGACGGGGAAAAGGGAAAAATTGACGACGATGAGAAAGATTCAAACACTACAGAAAGAAAG GCGGTGGTGCCAGGGGCCGATGAGCACCCTCTTCAATACAACTTCTCATTTTGGTATTCTCGCCGCACACCGGGACGGCCGACCAGCACGCAGAGCTACGAACAGAACATCAAACAAATCGGCAGCTTTGCTTCG GTGGAGCAGTTCTGGCGTTTTTATAGTCACATGATCAGACCGGGCGATCTGACTGGCCACAGCGATTTCCACCTGTTTAAGGAAGGGATCAAGCCCATGTGGGAG GATGATGCTAATAAGAGTGGAGGTAAATGGATCATTCGGCTTCGTAAAGGTCTGGCGTCCCGCTGCTGGGAGAATCTGATCCTGGCCATACTGGGAGAACAGTTCATGGTGGGAGAGGAGATCTGTGGGGCTGTCGTGTCCGTTCGCTTCCAG GAAGATATAATTTCTATCTGGAATAAGACGGCCAGCGATCAGGCCACCACTGCTCGCATTAGAGACACTTTACGCAGAGTTCTCAATCTGCCTCCTAATACCATTATGGAGTACAAAACACACACTGACAGCATCAA GGCCTGGGAGGATTTTCATGGTCTAGTAAACGCAAGTGGAGGTCGCTAG